Within the Pseudomonas oryzae genome, the region CTCAGCTCGTAGGCGTCCGGGCTGCGCAGGTTCTGCGGATTGTCCGCCTCGCGCGCGCCGCGCTGGCCGACGCGCTGCGCCCAGCCGGCCAGGTCGAGCAGGCGCGGACTGTCGGAGAGGGTGAAGCGGCGCTCGGTCTGCCCGCGGCACTCGCCCGGCAGGCCGACCAGCCCCTGGCGCGCCGCCTGCTGCCGGCAGCGGCGGATCAGCCGTGCCTCGTCGGCCGGCCAGGCGCGCGCGCGGTCGTACAGGTGGGTCAGCTCGTGGAGCAGGGTGGCCAGCAGCTCGCGGCGCAGGGTGCCGTGCGGGCGGCCGGTCGGAGTGCGCGCGGCGCTGCCGTCGGCCAGCGCCGGCAGTAGGCGGGCGTTGAGCTCGAAGGCGTCGCGGCGGGTCAGGCGGCCGTACACCGCGCTCGGCAGCGCGTCGCTCCAGCGTACCGCGACGGTGCGCTCCAGCTGCTGGCGCAGGCGCGGCGGCAGGCTGGCGAGGGCCTCGTCGAGCAGCGCCTGGCTGGCCTGCCGTTCGCTGGCGGACAGGCCGCCGGCCTGCAGCTCGAGGCGCAGGCCGGCGGCGGACGGTGCGGGGCCGGCCTGCACGTTGCCCGGCTGGGCGAGCATGCCCAGCAGCAGGGCGAGGCCGCCCAGCGCCGCCCGCCAGTGCATCACAGGGCGAGCAGGGCCTGCGCCAGTTCGGCGTCGCTGGCCTGGCGGGCTTCCGGCACGCGCTCGCGCACCACCTGCAGGGCGGCTTCCAGCTGGGCGCCACGGATCGCGCCTGCGCTGGCGACGAAGCTGGCGGCGTCGTCGCGGGCGGCCTGCACCAGCTTCATGTCGCGCAGCGAGGTGGTGGTGTCGGAGGTGAAGTCGAAGCTGCGCTCGAGGGCGCGGACGACGATGTTGCTGGTGGCGACCAGGGTCTGGGCCTGGGCGCTGCCGGCGGCGAGCAGGACGAGGGAGGCGGCGATCAGGGAACGGCGCATGGCGGAACTCCGGTGAGGGGGGAACGAGGCGCGTAATGTATTGATTCGCATGGCCTCGTGCCAGTCGCGCAGCGCCGCAGCGTGACCTGTCTGGCGCCTGCGCGACGGGTCGCCCTTACAGGGTGAGGATGGCGCGCGCCAGCTGCAGGTCGTCGGCCTGCAGCTGCGGGGCCTGCTGGCGGATATGGCGCAGCGCGGCTTCCAGGCGGGCGCCACGGATCTGGCCCTGGCTGGCGACGAAACTGGCGGCGTCGTCGCGGGCGGCGAGGACGATCTTGTCGTCGTTGAACGAGGAGGAGATGTCGCTGGTGCTTTCGCTGGCGTTGGCGGTCAGGCCACCCAGGGTGTCGGTGGTGGCGACGAAGCTGGTGGCGGAGGCGTGGCCGGCCAGGGTCAGCAGGGCGGCGCCGGCGAGCAGGGTGAGACGGGGCATGGGGCAGTTCCTGTGCGCAATTGAGTCGATAAGATGGACAGCAGCAGGCGGCGCGAGTTCGCGGCGGCGCCAGCGGCAAGGCTGCCGCAAAGCCCGGCGCCGGGCAATCGGCGAGGCGGAAACGACTGCGCCGCCCGAAGGCGGCGCAGTGTTGCAGCGGTCAGCGAGTCAGCGCAGGCCGATCACTTGTTGCCCAGCATGTGGCCGGTCTGCTGCATGTTGATGTGCCAGGAGAAGGCCTCGCTCAGGATGTGCGGGGTCTGGCCGCCGACGGTGGCACAGGCGCGGTCGAAGTAGTCCTGCATGGCCGGGCGGAAGTCCGGGTGCACGCAGTTGTTGATGATCAGCTGGGCGCGCTCGCGCGGGGCCAGGCCGCGCAGGTCGGCCAGGCCGATCTCGGTGACCAGGATGTCGACGTCGTGCTCGTTGTGGTCGACGTGCGGGGTCATCGGCACGACGCTGGAGATGGCGCCGCCCTTGGCCACGGACTTGGTGACGAAGATGGCCAGGTGGGCGTTGCGGGTGAAGTCGCCCGAACCGCCGAGGCCGTTCATCATGTGGGTGCCGTTGACGTGGGTGGAGTTGACGTTGCCGTAGATGTCGAACTCCAGCGCGGTGTTGATGCCGATGATGCCGAGGCGACGGACGATCTCCGGATGGTTGGACAGCTCCTGCGGACGCAGCACCAGCTTGTCCTTGTACTTGTCCAGGTTGGCCAGCACGTGGTGGCACATCTTCTCGGACAGGGTGAAGGAGCAGCCCGAGGCGGCGGTCAGCTTGCCGGCGTCGAACAGTTCGAAGGTGGAGTCCTGCAGCACCTCGGAGTACATGGTCAGGCCGCTGAAGTTGGACTTCAGCAGGCCGTTCATCACGGCGTTGGCGATGGTGCCGACACCGGCCTGCAGCGGCAGCAGGCTGTTGGTCATGTGGCCGGCTTCCACTTCCTTCTCGAGGAAGGCGATCAGGTGGTTGGCGATGGCCTGGGTCTCGTCATCCGGCGGCAGGACGTTGGAGTAGGAGTCTTCCTGGTCGGTGATGACGATGGCGGCGATCTTGGCCGGGTCGACCGGGATGTACGGCAGGCCGATGCGGTCCTGGCCGTTGACCAGCGGGATCGGCTTGCGGTTCGGGCGCTTCTCCGGGAAGTAGATGTCGTGCAGGCCTTCCAGGGCCAGCGGGTGGGCCAGGTTCAGCTCGATGATGACCTTGTCGGCGGTGGCGCCGAAGGTGGCGGAGTTGCCCACGGAGGTGGTCGGCACGATGCCGCCTTCCTCGGTGATGGCGCAGGCCTCGATGATGGCCACGTCGACCGGCTTCAGGCTGCCGCCGCGCAGTTGTTCGGCGGTGTCGGACAGGTGCTGGTCGATGAACATCACCTCGCCGGTGTTGATCGCCTTGCGCAGGCCGGCGTCGGACTGGAAGGGCATGCGGCGGGCCAGCAGGCCGGATTCGGCCATCAGCTTGTCCAGATCGTTGCCCAGGCTGGCACCGGTGATCAGGGTGATCTTCAGCTCTTCGCTGCGGGCGCGCTCGGCGAGGGCGACCGGCAGGGCCTTGGCTTCGCCGGCGCGGGTGAAACCGCTCATGCCGACGGTCATGCCGTTCTTGACCAGCTTGGCAGCTTCGGCTGCGGTGGTGATTTTGTCGGTCAGGGACTGCAGACGAATACGATCAGGGTACTGGGACATGGAGCGGTTCCTTTGGATACGGCCTGGGACGAACACAGTGCGCCGAGTCTAAGGATTCGCTATCGCTACGCCTTTAATACTAAGGTCGTAATGCGCTGGACGGTTTTTGCAAGGCGTCGCGACCTTTTGCCGCAGAAACAGCCACTTCCGACCGGCGGAAGTGGCTGTTCCGGGGCGTTCTACGGCTTTAGTCGACCGCCTTGACCATGTCCTCGACCACCTTCTTGGCGTCGCCGAACACCATCATGGTCTTGTCCATGTAGAACAGCTCGTTGTCGAGACCGGCGTAGCCGCTGGCCATCGAGCGTTTGTTGACGATCACGGTGCGCGCCTTGTACGCGTCGAGGATCGGCATGCCGGCGATCGGCGACTTCGGATCGGTCTTCGCCGCCGGGTTGACCACGTCGTTGGCGCCGAGCACCAGCACCACGTCGGCCTGGCCGAACTCGGGGTTGATGTCCTCCATCTCGTGCACCTGCTCGTAGGGCACCTCGGCCTCGGCCAGCAGCACGTTCATG harbors:
- a CDS encoding DUF2388 domain-containing protein → MRRSLIAASLVLLAAGSAQAQTLVATSNIVVRALERSFDFTSDTTTSLRDMKLVQAARDDAASFVASAGAIRGAQLEAALQVVRERVPEARQASDAELAQALLAL
- a CDS encoding DUF2388 domain-containing protein — its product is MPRLTLLAGAALLTLAGHASATSFVATTDTLGGLTANASESTSDISSSFNDDKIVLAARDDAASFVASQGQIRGARLEAALRHIRQQAPQLQADDLQLARAILTL
- a CDS encoding acetyl-CoA hydrolase/transferase family protein → MSQYPDRIRLQSLTDKITTAAEAAKLVKNGMTVGMSGFTRAGEAKALPVALAERARSEELKITLITGASLGNDLDKLMAESGLLARRMPFQSDAGLRKAINTGEVMFIDQHLSDTAEQLRGGSLKPVDVAIIEACAITEEGGIVPTTSVGNSATFGATADKVIIELNLAHPLALEGLHDIYFPEKRPNRKPIPLVNGQDRIGLPYIPVDPAKIAAIVITDQEDSYSNVLPPDDETQAIANHLIAFLEKEVEAGHMTNSLLPLQAGVGTIANAVMNGLLKSNFSGLTMYSEVLQDSTFELFDAGKLTAASGCSFTLSEKMCHHVLANLDKYKDKLVLRPQELSNHPEIVRRLGIIGINTALEFDIYGNVNSTHVNGTHMMNGLGGSGDFTRNAHLAIFVTKSVAKGGAISSVVPMTPHVDHNEHDVDILVTEIGLADLRGLAPRERAQLIINNCVHPDFRPAMQDYFDRACATVGGQTPHILSEAFSWHINMQQTGHMLGNK